One Vallitalea pronyensis genomic region harbors:
- a CDS encoding DUF4179 domain-containing protein produces MNKKEKYDVNSDIKKAIKSQEIIVPDILETRIRKVVEESHIKKKQFKIRYVASCFIGVVVALVLLIQYNKSFAESVSRIPIVKEIVRILYEDKGYTEATTNGYKAIDELVWEEDGYKLELYDMYIDEERITYKGNLTGNKIKNYNYDYELKRHYRYANSTYGSQKKGDAIWFKGDYPMGEGELKKLLQSESPAIFLSLNVLPRIGEKPNKTYIITVPINKDNLQLSKQYDLTHMKSIKKNDLTIQFCHVSIGPTIMEFSFDYSQSSMYGVGFINPYLRDDNGNRYKLHKQDVFVGSSNISLLLVPSLYYRDLPEKLYFGYDGIEIMDRENEFTLRLDDTYPKTIHYTGVEYSVEEFAYDNEELLIRIKGNTIDQRFILRLEGATSSRGSIEDDIFDIFFKVAQKDAYTFYFDSAYTPIYESNEVEIELGRERNE; encoded by the coding sequence GTGAATAAAAAAGAAAAATACGACGTCAATTCTGATATTAAGAAAGCTATTAAAAGTCAAGAAATTATTGTGCCGGATATCCTTGAGACGCGTATACGAAAAGTAGTAGAGGAATCTCATATTAAGAAGAAGCAATTTAAAATACGATATGTGGCTTCTTGTTTTATAGGTGTAGTAGTAGCCTTGGTTCTTTTGATACAATACAACAAGTCTTTTGCAGAAAGCGTATCTAGGATACCTATTGTGAAAGAAATTGTTAGGATACTCTATGAGGATAAAGGATATACAGAAGCCACAACTAATGGTTATAAAGCAATAGATGAACTAGTATGGGAAGAAGATGGTTATAAATTAGAGTTATATGATATGTATATCGATGAAGAACGTATAACTTATAAGGGTAACTTAACGGGGAATAAAATCAAAAATTATAATTATGATTATGAGTTAAAAAGACATTATCGATATGCTAATTCAACATATGGCTCACAAAAAAAAGGAGATGCCATATGGTTTAAAGGGGATTACCCAATGGGCGAAGGTGAGCTGAAAAAATTATTACAATCAGAGAGCCCAGCAATATTCTTAAGTCTTAACGTGTTGCCTAGGATTGGCGAAAAACCCAATAAAACCTATATAATCACTGTACCCATTAACAAAGATAATCTTCAACTTAGTAAACAATATGACTTAACTCATATGAAATCAATCAAGAAGAATGACCTAACCATTCAGTTTTGCCATGTATCCATAGGACCAACCATTATGGAGTTTTCATTTGATTATAGTCAATCATCAATGTATGGTGTCGGGTTTATAAATCCTTATCTTCGGGATGATAACGGTAACCGTTATAAACTGCATAAGCAGGATGTATTTGTTGGAAGTTCAAACATATCCTTGTTACTGGTACCTTCTCTTTATTATCGAGATTTGCCTGAGAAACTATACTTTGGTTATGATGGTATAGAGATTATGGATAGAGAAAATGAATTTACACTTCGATTAGATGACACATACCCTAAGACTATTCATTATACAGGGGTAGAGTATAGTGTAGAAGAATTTGCATATGATAACGAAGAATTGTTGATTAGAATAAAAGGCAATACAATTGACCAAAGATTTATTTTAAGACTAGAGGGGGCAACTTCAAGTCGTGGGTCCATCGAGGATGACATATTTGATATATTTTTTAAGGTAGCACAAAAAGATGCTTATACGTTCTATTTTGATAGTGCTTACACACCTATTTATGAAAGCAATGAAGTAGAAATTGAGTTAGGACGTGAACGCAATGAATAA
- a CDS encoding sugar phosphate isomerase/epimerase family protein — MTHRLAVSGSTILSDINQLDNLLWDGISNIEIGEFADEEAFQKFLRFKKENKLTFGIHSPIIRGTSKYDFIQKVHYDPAVAWQQVDAEANRLSKIGAEYLLIHFPFFQDKIEGNPHTCIEEGLQRLKCIREKYNMEIVCEPKLGVNRSSAGIHYLHDFPVDLWAAYNLKLCVDIGDYLMATSDKILDYLAKWKDYIKVVHLHHIDYIGDEYTWVPVHPSGETMGHETIQPIIQYLAALDNITFVFEHTPQLVPSEAYVKEGYIWMRQLIYGE; from the coding sequence ATGACGCATCGATTAGCGGTATCAGGTAGTACCATCTTATCCGATATTAACCAATTGGATAATTTATTATGGGATGGCATCAGCAATATTGAAATAGGTGAATTCGCAGATGAAGAAGCCTTTCAAAAATTCCTACGATTCAAAAAAGAAAATAAGTTGACCTTCGGCATCCACTCGCCAATTATACGGGGGACAAGCAAGTATGACTTTATTCAAAAAGTCCACTATGACCCAGCAGTTGCATGGCAACAAGTTGATGCAGAAGCCAACAGATTATCCAAAATAGGGGCGGAATACCTGTTGATTCATTTTCCTTTTTTTCAAGATAAAATAGAGGGTAATCCTCATACCTGTATTGAAGAAGGACTACAGCGATTAAAGTGTATTCGAGAGAAGTATAACATGGAGATTGTTTGTGAACCTAAGCTTGGCGTTAACAGATCAAGTGCGGGCATTCATTATCTCCATGATTTTCCAGTAGATTTATGGGCTGCATACAATCTTAAATTATGTGTTGACATTGGCGATTACTTGATGGCAACAAGTGATAAAATATTGGATTATCTGGCCAAGTGGAAAGATTATATCAAAGTAGTACATTTACATCACATTGACTATATTGGCGATGAATACACATGGGTTCCCGTTCACCCTAGTGGGGAAACGATGGGACATGAAACAATACAACCCATTATTCAGTATTTGGCAGCGTTAGATAATATAACTTTTGTTTTTGAACACACACCTCAGCTTGTTCCTAGTGAAGCTTATGTAAAGGAGGGTTACATATGGATGCGTCAATTAATATATGGAGAATAA
- a CDS encoding multicopper oxidase family protein, which translates to MALAKYVDKLPTIPTLKPTDRVEGADYYKIVISQFKEKLHRDLPPTTVWGFAGRYPGPIIDVMKNQWISIQWLNELPPEHLLPIDTTVHGAEPSVPSVRTVIHVHGSVVQPESDGYPDAWYTKDYKVVGPMFTRKVYDYPNQQPAATLWYHAHAIGITRLNVYAGLAGIYIIRNPALDYLQLPKDAYDMPLLIQDRTFNEDGSLYYPSQTDPPNPYVNPSVLSDYFAENILVNGKVWPYLEVEPRKYRFRIINGSNSRFYNMKLSSNQPFYQIGTDQGFLESPVVTPVILLAPAERAEVIIDFSGHRGEHIVITNDAASPYPRGGPVDPDTTGQIMQFRVTKKLKSRDNSIIPYHLTPIDPLSVKDAVLERDITLDRMEDEYGRALLLLDKRRWHDPIEIKPEVGTIEIWKFINLANSTHPIHIHLVRFLVLDRQPFDVDHYQATGEIMTTGPAVPPELNERGWKDTVRANPGELTRIIIKFVPYTGLYPWHCHILEHEDHEMMLPYEVIY; encoded by the coding sequence ATGGCATTAGCAAAATATGTGGATAAATTGCCAACCATACCCACACTAAAACCGACAGATCGGGTCGAAGGGGCAGATTATTATAAGATAGTTATCTCACAATTTAAAGAAAAATTACATCGAGACTTACCACCAACTACCGTTTGGGGTTTTGCTGGTCGGTATCCTGGACCCATTATTGATGTGATGAAAAACCAGTGGATAAGTATTCAGTGGTTAAATGAACTACCACCTGAACATTTATTACCTATTGATACAACAGTACATGGTGCTGAACCTAGTGTTCCCAGTGTTCGAACAGTCATTCATGTTCATGGTTCAGTGGTCCAGCCAGAAAGTGATGGTTATCCTGATGCTTGGTATACAAAAGACTATAAAGTGGTAGGTCCTATGTTTACCCGAAAAGTATACGATTATCCCAATCAACAACCAGCTGCCACCTTATGGTATCATGCCCATGCAATAGGTATTACACGCCTGAATGTATATGCAGGGTTAGCCGGTATCTACATCATACGTAACCCCGCATTGGATTACTTGCAGTTGCCAAAAGATGCGTACGATATGCCATTGCTCATTCAAGACCGGACCTTTAATGAGGATGGTTCACTGTACTACCCATCTCAAACAGACCCACCCAATCCATATGTAAACCCAAGTGTTCTATCGGATTATTTTGCTGAAAATATATTGGTTAATGGTAAGGTTTGGCCTTATTTGGAAGTTGAGCCAAGGAAATACAGATTTCGCATCATTAATGGGTCTAACTCGAGGTTCTACAACATGAAGTTATCCAGTAATCAGCCCTTTTATCAGATTGGAACAGATCAAGGATTTCTTGAGTCTCCTGTTGTGACCCCTGTTATTTTACTTGCTCCCGCAGAAAGAGCAGAGGTCATTATTGATTTTTCTGGCCACAGGGGTGAGCATATTGTCATAACCAATGATGCAGCATCCCCATATCCTCGAGGAGGTCCAGTAGACCCAGATACAACAGGGCAAATTATGCAGTTTCGCGTCACTAAAAAACTAAAAAGCAGGGATAACAGTATCATTCCATATCACTTAACACCCATTGACCCCTTAAGCGTAAAAGATGCCGTATTAGAAAGGGATATTACCCTTGACCGTATGGAAGACGAATACGGGCGAGCCTTATTGTTGTTAGATAAACGAAGGTGGCATGATCCCATAGAAATAAAACCAGAAGTTGGCACCATTGAAATATGGAAATTCATTAACTTGGCTAATTCAACGCATCCCATACATATCCATCTTGTAAGATTTCTCGTACTGGATCGTCAGCCTTTTGACGTAGACCATTATCAAGCCACGGGAGAAATTATGACGACAGGACCTGCTGTACCACCTGAGTTGAATGAAAGAGGTTGGAAAGATACTGTACGAGCAAATCCAGGAGAACTAACAAGAATCATCATAAAGTTTGTGCCTTACACAGGACTATACCCATGGCACTGTCACATATTAGAGCATGAAGATCATGAGATGATGCTGCCATATGAGGTGATTTATTAA
- a CDS encoding GNAT family N-acetyltransferase, giving the protein MQKNPMFLGEKVYLVPIESQHLEVYYEKLQEASYDSCFYTGSKKIITMAQLKAYVERIEVDNERLDLFIVSQKADEIVGEVVLNDIDFENRCSSIRIALFLDENFNQGYGSEAMALTVNYGFGMFNLNRIELEVYAYNERAIHVYKKLGFKEEGICRQCLYFNHAYHDAYRMSILSQEYKGLNPS; this is encoded by the coding sequence ATGCAGAAAAATCCAATGTTTCTGGGAGAAAAAGTGTACTTAGTACCTATAGAATCACAACATCTAGAGGTCTATTATGAAAAATTACAAGAAGCAAGTTATGACAGCTGCTTCTATACGGGTAGTAAAAAAATAATTACCATGGCTCAGTTAAAGGCTTATGTTGAAAGAATAGAAGTGGACAATGAACGACTGGATCTGTTCATCGTTAGTCAAAAGGCTGATGAAATAGTAGGCGAAGTGGTATTGAATGACATTGATTTTGAAAACCGTTGCAGCAGTATCCGTATAGCTTTATTTTTGGATGAGAATTTCAATCAAGGATATGGTTCTGAAGCCATGGCATTAACGGTAAACTATGGTTTTGGTATGTTCAATCTTAATCGGATAGAACTAGAAGTGTATGCATATAATGAGAGAGCAATTCATGTGTATAAAAAGCTAGGGTTTAAGGAAGAAGGAATATGTCGTCAATGTCTTTATTTTAACCATGCTTATCATGATGCTTATAGGATGAGCATATTAAGTCAAGAGTATAAAGGGTTAAATCCTTCGTAA
- a CDS encoding CD3324 family protein has product MNYVNAKKILPEHLVKEIQQYVQGGFIYIPSQPETRKRWGEKSGYRDRIKRRNMTIKSKYLEGYTKDDLAKEYCLSMDSIHKIIYKKI; this is encoded by the coding sequence ATGAATTATGTCAATGCAAAAAAAATATTACCGGAACATCTTGTAAAAGAAATACAGCAATATGTTCAAGGTGGCTTCATATATATTCCATCCCAACCGGAAACAAGAAAGCGGTGGGGTGAAAAATCAGGCTATCGGGACAGGATTAAAAGACGGAACATGACCATTAAGAGCAAATACCTGGAAGGTTATACAAAAGATGACCTTGCCAAAGAGTACTGTCTTTCCATGGATAGCATTCATAAGATTATATATAAAAAAATTTAA
- a CDS encoding PEP/pyruvate-binding domain-containing protein — protein sequence MIQSLKQLSKKDNLQYGSKAANIGELSKNIKYVPKGFALDFSCLETYLTHNAISYTPDDYMAYSQEIRQAILQGHMPPSVRACVTAHLDSIRNDCPNTTFAVRSSSNLEDGLFRSMAGMFTSYIQLDISHVEEAIKKVFASLYADVVLDYLLDNNIPFQDLKMGVIVQEFIKGSPSGVIFTADTVHMNTEHMQINGVNSICGDYVDGSAPSCFYRMEKDTKKILAYSSDDVSLSLTPEILVMLHDQGKLIEGIFGCPQDIEWTYANHHVYILQSRPITTIKTSDFPIKWRSDKDALDTWYRLFPTPYTPLMEDIIQIECEEQSKGVYETVFRTDLYGEFMIQHGYAYVKPLSIKDAESKRKAYLDKLFKNFSEGKCIFCDTILPEINKLTKALNRYTDISLSAKEIIDYIHLSVKYLTYTWRQHWHATQANEFLVVFEEKILDMFDDLETQDCYDLIYGFSLLARERELLYLMTSEIKRNPILMDMFHTYPYDTILYERLKREPAAGQFLELMAVYMAEYGICDAGLDAILHPTAKERPDYCMGQVRHLLSADEKLFFQSKQEALLRKVTLKDELLSRLDIKEQSQFLDMIALAEKSLLANDNHHYYMERSYRGYLRLATIEAGKWLCAKGLMVSPEDVQFLHLDEILKALENRSLEEHVITHRKNTYALNKQMLAPEIIGHVPEKNTNQPHHNTPSPSHDTQIILKGLSGMRKKVIGKIYLGKPNTLEGDRILVLPHCHCGDIMSCISKVKGIIYNWGSPYDHYGIITRELEIPSIYKTNDATEVLKNNDLVELDGYTGTITVLERAKDQ from the coding sequence ATGATTCAATCTTTAAAACAGCTAAGTAAAAAAGACAATCTACAATATGGTAGCAAAGCTGCAAACATAGGAGAATTATCAAAAAACATAAAGTATGTACCAAAGGGTTTTGCACTGGACTTTTCTTGTCTGGAAACCTATTTAACACATAACGCGATTTCCTATACACCTGATGATTATATGGCTTATAGTCAAGAAATTCGTCAAGCCATACTTCAAGGACATATGCCGCCTTCTGTTAGAGCTTGTGTAACTGCTCATTTGGACTCCATCAGAAATGATTGTCCGAACACCACATTTGCAGTACGATCATCCTCAAATCTTGAGGACGGCCTGTTTCGTAGTATGGCAGGTATGTTTACATCCTACATACAACTGGATATCTCCCATGTTGAAGAAGCCATTAAAAAAGTGTTTGCCAGCTTGTATGCTGATGTTGTTCTAGACTATTTACTAGATAACAATATCCCTTTTCAAGACCTTAAAATGGGGGTCATTGTTCAGGAATTTATTAAGGGATCGCCATCAGGTGTTATCTTTACAGCTGATACCGTACATATGAATACTGAGCATATGCAGATTAATGGTGTGAACAGTATCTGTGGGGACTATGTTGACGGTTCTGCACCATCTTGTTTCTATCGTATGGAAAAAGATACAAAGAAGATTCTTGCCTATTCCTCTGATGATGTTTCATTATCTCTTACACCAGAAATATTGGTCATGCTTCATGATCAGGGTAAACTTATTGAAGGTATCTTTGGTTGCCCACAAGACATTGAGTGGACTTATGCTAACCATCACGTTTATATTCTTCAATCACGACCTATCACCACCATAAAAACATCTGATTTTCCAATAAAATGGCGTTCAGATAAGGATGCTTTGGATACGTGGTATCGTTTATTCCCTACGCCCTATACGCCACTTATGGAAGACATCATCCAAATAGAATGTGAAGAACAGTCAAAGGGTGTTTATGAAACCGTGTTTCGTACAGATCTATATGGTGAATTCATGATTCAACATGGTTATGCTTATGTAAAACCACTTTCAATAAAGGATGCTGAATCAAAACGAAAAGCCTATCTGGATAAGCTCTTCAAAAACTTTTCCGAAGGTAAATGTATCTTTTGTGATACCATCTTGCCTGAAATTAACAAGTTGACAAAAGCCTTAAATAGATACACAGATATATCTTTATCTGCTAAAGAGATAATAGACTACATCCATTTATCTGTAAAATATCTTACATATACTTGGCGTCAACACTGGCATGCTACCCAAGCCAATGAGTTTTTAGTTGTGTTTGAAGAAAAAATATTAGACATGTTTGATGACTTAGAGACACAAGACTGCTACGACTTAATCTATGGTTTCAGCCTTTTAGCTAGAGAACGAGAACTTTTATACTTGATGACATCTGAGATTAAGCGCAATCCCATTTTAATGGATATGTTTCACACCTATCCATATGATACCATTCTTTATGAACGACTTAAAAGGGAACCAGCTGCTGGTCAATTCCTAGAACTTATGGCTGTTTACATGGCGGAATACGGTATTTGTGATGCTGGTTTAGATGCTATTTTGCATCCTACTGCTAAAGAAAGGCCAGATTATTGTATGGGTCAGGTAAGGCATTTATTATCTGCTGATGAGAAACTCTTTTTCCAATCGAAACAAGAGGCTTTGCTTCGCAAAGTAACCTTAAAAGATGAGCTTCTTAGCCGATTAGATATAAAGGAACAATCCCAATTCCTTGATATGATAGCATTAGCTGAAAAATCATTACTTGCTAATGATAATCATCATTATTATATGGAAAGAAGTTATCGGGGGTATCTTAGACTAGCCACCATTGAAGCAGGGAAATGGTTATGTGCTAAAGGATTAATGGTATCACCGGAAGATGTACAATTCCTTCATTTGGATGAAATCCTAAAGGCATTAGAAAATAGGTCATTAGAGGAACATGTAATAACCCATAGAAAAAACACCTATGCCCTCAACAAACAGATGTTAGCACCAGAGATTATTGGGCATGTTCCAGAGAAAAATACGAATCAGCCTCATCATAATACACCCTCCCCTTCCCATGATACCCAAATCATATTAAAGGGTTTATCGGGTATGCGTAAGAAGGTCATTGGTAAAATCTATCTAGGCAAGCCGAATACACTGGAAGGTGATCGTATCCTGGTATTGCCCCATTGCCACTGCGGTGATATTATGTCTTGCATATCAAAGGTAAAAGGAATTATCTATAACTGGGGTTCACCTTATGATCATTATGGTATCATTACCAGAGAACTGGAAATTCCATCTATCTATAAAACCAATGATGCTACAGAGGTTCTCAAGAATAATGACTTGGTTGAGCTGGATGGTTATACGGGCACTATAACTGTACTTGAAAGAGCTAAGGACCAATAA
- a CDS encoding alpha/beta fold hydrolase has protein sequence MAMNLRKYGEKPYKIAVIHGGPGAAGAMKPVAEELAKLYGVLEPLQTAKSVEGQIQELKDIIEAHGEGPMILIGHSWGAMLIYMLAAQYAHLADKIIMVASGAVEEKYYPDLCQTREERLSESEREELTSLRNKFSNQGKEDNMDVIFGRFGALMEKLDAYDPMEMDHDDHTCCYEIFAKVWPEAHRLRKSGAMYEMGKDIQCEVVAIHGDYDSHPIEGIRDSLHKVIKNFTCHELKNCGHTPWYEKQAKDAFYQILLNEITL, from the coding sequence ATGGCCATGAATCTAAGAAAATATGGAGAAAAACCCTACAAAATAGCGGTTATACACGGTGGACCTGGAGCAGCAGGAGCCATGAAACCTGTAGCAGAAGAATTAGCAAAGTTATATGGGGTACTGGAACCCTTACAAACGGCTAAGTCAGTAGAAGGACAGATTCAAGAACTTAAAGATATTATTGAAGCTCATGGGGAAGGTCCTATGATTTTGATTGGACATTCTTGGGGAGCTATGCTCATCTATATGTTAGCAGCTCAGTATGCTCATCTTGCGGATAAAATAATAATGGTAGCTAGTGGAGCGGTAGAAGAAAAATATTATCCTGATCTTTGTCAGACCAGAGAAGAAAGGTTATCAGAATCAGAACGTGAAGAACTAACATCTTTAAGAAATAAGTTTAGTAATCAGGGTAAAGAAGATAACATGGATGTTATATTTGGTAGATTCGGAGCACTTATGGAAAAGTTAGATGCTTATGATCCCATGGAGATGGATCATGATGACCATACATGCTGCTATGAAATATTTGCAAAAGTATGGCCTGAAGCACACAGGTTAAGAAAAAGTGGCGCCATGTATGAAATGGGTAAAGATATTCAGTGTGAAGTCGTTGCCATTCATGGGGACTATGATTCCCATCCAATAGAAGGTATAAGGGACTCCTTACATAAAGTTATCAAAAACTTTACTTGTCATGAATTAAAAAACTGTGGGCATACCCCTTGGTATGAAAAACAAGCCAAAGATGCGTTTTATCAGATATTATTAAATGAAATTACCCTTTAA
- a CDS encoding CD3324 family protein: MSHKNGKDIFPPELLREIQKYINGGNVYIPRKDSHTRWGVKSGIRQELIQRNRQIRHLFRDGTSIEELSFVFGLSVYTIKKIVYGKDRGEKNE, from the coding sequence ATGAGTCATAAAAATGGAAAAGATATCTTTCCACCAGAGCTATTAAGAGAAATACAAAAATATATAAATGGGGGGAACGTGTACATACCACGAAAAGATTCCCATACCAGATGGGGTGTTAAAAGCGGCATTCGACAAGAGCTTATTCAGAGGAATAGGCAGATACGTCATTTATTTAGAGATGGTACCAGCATTGAAGAATTATCTTTTGTATTTGGTTTAAGTGTCTATACCATTAAAAAGATTGTATATGGAAAAGATAGGGGAGAAAAGAATGAGTAA
- a CDS encoding RNA polymerase sigma factor, with amino-acid sequence MPHLSLRTDDDVDYILNKYADTVYKIAYSQTKDKYHAEDVFQEVFLRLIKKKPVFDSENHLKAWLIRVTINCSKSIFLSSYFKKRTVLHEDIIDTKNTITQKSELYEAVLALPKKYSRVIYLHYYEGYSVKEIAELLTIKEATVKTHLLRGRKQLKRVLGGRTNLE; translated from the coding sequence ATGCCCCATCTATCATTGCGTACGGATGATGATGTTGATTATATATTGAACAAATATGCCGACACGGTTTATAAAATAGCTTATTCCCAGACAAAAGATAAGTACCATGCAGAAGATGTTTTTCAAGAGGTATTCTTACGACTTATTAAGAAGAAACCAGTCTTTGACAGTGAAAACCACCTGAAAGCATGGCTTATAAGGGTGACCATTAATTGCAGTAAAAGTATTTTTCTGTCATCCTATTTTAAAAAAAGAACAGTCCTTCATGAGGATATAATCGATACAAAAAATACAATAACACAAAAAAGTGAGTTGTATGAAGCTGTTCTAGCACTACCTAAGAAATACAGTCGAGTAATCTATTTACATTATTATGAAGGGTATTCTGTAAAAGAGATTGCTGAACTATTAACAATAAAGGAAGCTACAGTAAAAACACATCTGTTAAGAGGGAGAAAACAATTAAAAAGGGTTTTAGGAGGGAGGACCAATCTTGAATGA
- a CDS encoding aldo/keto reductase codes for MMIYKDYGRTGKKVSAIGFGGMRFPKDYSIEEGAKVVRRASELGINYFDTAPFYCDDRSEDIMGEAFKAMPNPFYVSTKSGMGSDPDEDAVRRRIEKSLKRFGVEKINFHHMWCVMNLDHYRKVIAKGGPYWGALKAKEEGLIEHIVVSTHATGKEIATIMKEGYFEGVTLGYNIINFPYRQEGIQAAHEAGLGVVTMNPLSGGLIPQNQNYFSFLKEHENESVMQAALRFNAAHEAITVALAGMGTIEEVEHNVKAVENLEILSEGKIKEVKAKLQGDMNQLCTTCQYCKKCPKDIDIPKFMNLYNMKVLKGIDGVKESYANMTKNNAFKNDKTMPIDCIACGKCEALCTQHLDIIKRLEWLDKNIINVSV; via the coding sequence ATGATGATTTATAAAGATTATGGTCGAACAGGTAAGAAGGTTTCTGCTATAGGTTTTGGGGGGATGCGTTTTCCAAAGGATTATTCCATAGAAGAAGGAGCAAAGGTTGTTCGAAGAGCAAGTGAGCTAGGGATTAATTACTTTGATACGGCTCCATTTTACTGCGATGATCGTAGCGAAGATATTATGGGTGAAGCTTTTAAAGCTATGCCAAATCCTTTTTATGTGTCCACAAAAAGTGGTATGGGTAGTGACCCAGACGAAGATGCAGTTCGAAGAAGAATTGAAAAATCTCTTAAAAGATTTGGTGTTGAAAAAATTAATTTTCATCATATGTGGTGTGTGATGAATTTGGATCATTATAGAAAAGTCATTGCAAAAGGAGGACCATACTGGGGTGCTCTAAAAGCAAAAGAAGAAGGCTTAATTGAACATATTGTTGTGTCCACACATGCTACTGGTAAGGAAATAGCCACAATCATGAAAGAAGGATATTTTGAAGGTGTTACGTTAGGGTATAACATTATCAATTTTCCATACCGTCAAGAAGGAATCCAAGCTGCACACGAAGCAGGGTTAGGTGTTGTAACCATGAATCCTCTAAGTGGAGGGTTAATACCTCAGAATCAAAATTATTTTTCATTCCTCAAAGAACATGAGAACGAAAGTGTGATGCAAGCTGCATTGCGGTTTAATGCTGCACATGAGGCCATTACCGTAGCCTTAGCAGGCATGGGTACCATTGAAGAAGTGGAGCACAATGTGAAAGCTGTAGAAAACCTTGAAATATTATCTGAGGGTAAAATAAAAGAAGTAAAAGCAAAATTACAAGGGGATATGAATCAACTATGTACCACATGTCAGTATTGTAAAAAATGTCCAAAGGATATCGATATACCTAAGTTCATGAATCTGTATAATATGAAAGTACTAAAAGGTATTGACGGTGTAAAAGAAAGTTATGCCAATATGACAAAGAATAATGCATTTAAAAACGATAAAACCATGCCAATAGATTGTATAGCGTGTGGTAAATGTGAAGCATTATGTACACAACATTTAGACATTATTAAAAGACTTGAATGGTTAGATAAAAACATCATAAATGTTTCTGTATAA
- a CDS encoding winged helix-turn-helix transcriptional regulator, translated as MCTHLEAKDTLEIECSIEKALSVLGGKWTFLIIRDLFCGKRRFGELRRSLCGISPKTLSLRLKELETKGIIERTAYPTIPPTVEYALTEKGKSLKKIIKEMKLWGANWG; from the coding sequence ATGTGTACGCATTTAGAAGCAAAAGATACATTAGAAATTGAATGCTCCATTGAGAAAGCATTAAGTGTTCTTGGAGGGAAGTGGACATTTTTAATCATTAGAGATTTATTTTGTGGGAAGAGACGTTTTGGAGAATTGAGAAGGTCCCTATGTGGTATCAGTCCTAAAACCCTATCATTGCGCTTGAAAGAGCTTGAAACTAAGGGTATTATCGAAAGAACAGCTTATCCTACTATTCCTCCAACCGTGGAATATGCACTGACAGAGAAGGGGAAAAGTCTAAAGAAAATCATTAAGGAAATGAAATTATGGGGTGCTAACTGGGGATAG